The region TGGCCGACGAGTTGAGCGTCGACTCGTGGCGCCAATGGGTCCACACGTGGGACGCGACCCCCGGCGACCACACGTTGCGGGTCCGCGCCACGGACGGCGACGGCCGGACGCAGACCGCGGACCGCGTCCCGCCACGGCCGGACGGCGCGACCGGCCACCACAGCGTCAGCGTCGCCGTCACCGAGGCTTGACAGCGTGTCCACTGCGGTCGCCGTGGCGGCCGAGGACGGCACCTTCGAGATCTGCGCACCGCTCGGAGTCGGCGATCGACTCGACGGCGTCTGGCGGCGCAACCGCGCAGCGCAACACAGGACGAGTACGGCCGGGCTCGAGCGCAAGCGCCCCGCCGAACGCTGGCCGGGCGTGCGCGTCGCGGGCTGACCGGGCTCGGCGTCGCGGTCGCCGGTCACCCACTACGATCACCGCGACGACGACCGCAACAGGAGGATCACCGCATGACCACGACGGCACGGGGGGTGGTGGCGCGGACCGAGGGTGAGCCCGTCACCGTCGAGGAGGTCATCGTGCCCGATTCCGGGTCGGGGGAGGCACTCGTCCGCTCGGTGGTGGTCTGGTGACGGTCGAGCACCTCACGACCGACGGCGAGTTCACCCTCGACGGGCAGTCGTTCCACGTGACCAACAACGTCTGGCTCGTCGGCGACGACGACGAGGTCATCGTCATCGACGCCGCGCACGATGCCGCGAGGATCTCGGAGGCGGTCGGTGGACGACGCGTGCCGATGATCGTGTGCACCCACGGCCACAACGATCACATCAACGCGGCGGTCGACGTCGCCGATCTGGTGGGTGCGCCGATCGCGCTGCATCCCAACGACCGCATGCTCTGGGACGCCGTGCACCCGCACAGGGCGCCCGATCTCGACCTCGCCGACGGTCAGGTCATCTCGGTCGGCGGCACCCATCTGACGGTGCTGCACACGCCCGGCCACTCGCCCGGATCGGTGTGCCTGCACGGCGACGGGATCCTGTTCTCGGGGGACACCCTGTTCCAGGGTGGACCCGGCGCCACGGGGCGCTCCTACTCGGACTTCGACACGATCATCGCCTCGATCCGCGACCGCCTGCTCACGCTGCCGCAGGACACGGTGGTCCACACGGGCCACGGCGACAGGACGACGATCGGTGAGGAGTCCGGCTCACTGCCGGAGTGGATCGAGCGCGGTCACTGATCTGCGAGGGCTGCCGGGCGGCCGTCCTGCACGCACAATCACATGTCGTACGCGCGCCTGCAATTCGCAGACCCTGGTTCCGCGAAAGACGCGGCGGGCGGCTATCGGCGCTCTCTGAACATCAGGGCGATGCGGGGACCGGCGGAGGCGACCTTGGGCACGGCGTGCTCGCAGGTGCGTTGGCACGACCCGCCCATGACGAGCAGGTCGCCGCGTCCGACCGACCACGACAGGCTGGACCCGCCACCGCGCGGGCGGATGCGGAACGGGCGCGGCTCGCCCAGTGAGACGATCGCCACGGTCGCCTGTGGCAGGTCGCGGACGATCCGGTCGCCGTGCCAGGTCACGCTGTCACGACCGTCGCGGTACAGGTTGCAGCTGATGCGGTCGAGTCGGACGCCGTAGCGGGCACTGAGCGCATCCGACAGCTCGCCGACGAGATCGAGCCCATCGGGCAGCGATCCCCGGTCGACGGTCGCGACCAGGCGCGGCCGCGGGACGTCCATGCCGCGGATGCGTTCGGTCCCGCTGTGCCACGGCAGGTGGCGCTCCGCCGCCGTGTACAGCCGGTCGGCACCGCGCACCCATCCCGGCAGCCGGTCGACCCACGCCCCGTCGTGCAGGTGGTACCGGCGCATGCCTGCGAAGTCGGCCGCGAAGGTCGGCGCGTCGTCAACCGTGTCGAGCAGCGATCCCTGGAACGTCAAGGTGTCGGTCATGCCGACCACTCTAGTCGAACGCATGTTCGATGATCAACGTCCATCTAGACTGCGACGCGCATGCTGGCCATCGACCACGCGATCATCGCGGTGAACGACCCGGCGTCGTGGGCCGCGCGCGTGCGCGCCCGCGCCGGTCTGACGGCGGTTCCGGGTGGCCGGCACGTGGGCACCGGCACGGGCAACTGGATCGTGCCGCTCGGGGACGCGTACCTCGAGCTGATGACCGTGGTGGACGATGCGGAAGCGCAGGACAGCCCGCTGGGTCGGTGGGTGATCGAACAGACCCGCCACGGGGACCGGCTCGCGGCCCTGTGCCTGCGCACCGACGCGATCGACGAGATCGCCGATCGACTCGGTCTCACACCGGAAGCGATGGCGCGACGCACCGAGGACGACGTCGAGCTGCGGTGGCGCCTGGTCGGCCTCGACGCCGCGCTGTCCGGCCACCAGCTGCCGTTCTTCATCCAGTGGGACACCGACGATGGTCGGCACCCCGGCCGGATGCCGGCCGAGCACGTCAACGCGCCGAGCGGCATCCCGTGGATCGAGTTCGGCGGCGATCAGCAACGGCTCGCGCGCTGGCTGGGCGAGCACGCGCTGCCGATCCGGTGCGTCGAGGAGCCGCCGGGACCGCGTACGGTGGCCGTGGCCACCGCGCAGCGGTTGGTCCGCATCACGACCACGGGCATCACCTGACGAACCGTCGCCGTCGTGACTGACGACGGCGACGGGTCCCGGCGTGACGTCCTACCGGTCCTAGGGGGTCTTGGACGCCAGCACGTCAGCGCGGTTGATCTCCGGCGGTGCGCTGAGCAGGCGGTCGGCGTTGTCCATCAGCGCGCCCGCGATGGGTCCTTCGAGGTGGGCGTTGCGCTGGGCCTCGCCAGGGAACGCATCGACGATCCAGAACGTCGATGTGTCGGTGCGCAACGCGAACCACACGGGCGTGCCCTCCTCCTGGTTCGCCAGGTCGACAGCGCCACGCAGGAACTCGGCGACCTCGTCCTCGAGTCCCTCGCGCGCGGTCAGCTTGACGACGAGTGCGACGGTGTTCATGGGCTCCTCCACATGGTCACGCCCCCGTGCACCCGACCATAGGTGACGCGACGCGAGAGCGGGAGGGATCCTCGCCGCGGCCGCTCAGCCGCCCGTCGGGGCGCCCCCGGCGTCGGGCGGCAGCGCGGTCGCGTACTCCTCGTCGTCATGCAAGGGGTTGTCGTCACCGCTGATCTCGGAGAACAACTCGATGTCGCGGTGGCTGACCGTGCGGCTCATGCTTGCCGTCTGTCCGACGACCGGCACACCGCCGGGCCTGACGTCTGTCACGGTGGTCTCGGACATGGACGCTCCTGACGTTCGCCCGTCCGGTCGCCGGTCACGTGAGGATCTCGCGGCCGGCGGAGTCCGTCTAGACGAAGATGTCGGTCGGCAGCAGCGCCGTCACGACCATGTTCGGCACGTCGGGCAGTGCCGCGATGCGCAGGTCGACCGCGACGCTGCAGAGCGCGTAGGCCTGCTGGCGGTCGAAGCCGCGCTCGGTGGTCAGGTGGTCGATCATCTCGCGCAGCGCCTCGCGGGTGGCGACCGTGACGTCCTCGGAGTGGTTCACGCCGTCGGCGTCGATGGACAGCCCGGTCGTCGCGTAGAACGCCCGCGGCGCTGCGATCTCCGGTGCGACCCAGTAGTCGGATCGCTCGAACCGCAGCCGCCGACGGTCGTGCCGCGCCGCCTCGCCCTTGCGGACATCGAATCGGAACGTGAACGTCGCCCGCATCTCGATGGCCGTGCCACAGCTCTCGTTGTCACCCTGGGCGTAGTGGGCGTCGCCACCCGAGAACAGCGCACCGTCGGTCCACACCGGGATGTACAGCCGCGCGCCGACGCCGCACTGGCGGATGTCGACGTTGCCGGCATTCTCACGCGGCGGGATCGTGCGCAGCGCGTCGTTGGCGATCGCCGGATCGTCGGGCACGGCACCGGCCGGATCGGGGGGGAGCACCATGCCGCCCCGCTCGAGGAGGTCCTGTTCGCGGGCGGTGATCTGTGCCATCAGGTCACGCGAGGGCGCGACACCGAACGTGCCCAGGAACGGCGCGGCCGGGATCCGGACACCCGGCAGGTCCTCGGACGTCGCGAACCCGGAGGCGAGATCCCACCGGATGAGGTGCGGCTCGGGAAAGTCCTCGCGGAGGAACCCGAAGCCCGGGATCTGCACCGTGAACCCGAAGTCGGCCGGGGTCACGTCCACGACGTCGACGACCAGCAGGTCGCCTGGCTCAGCGCCCTCGACGTACACCGGCCCCGTCAGCGGATGCACCGGCCCGAGGTCAGCGTTGGCCACGTCGTCAACGGTCGCGTCACTGGTGATCTGGCCGTCCAGCGCGTCGCGCGTGTCCATGACGACCTCATCGCCAGGATCGCAGCGGACCGCCGGTGGGACGTCCGGATGCCAGCGGTTGTGTCCAGTCGCGGGCTGCCCCGCCAGCGGCACCGCGTAGTCGGCACGGATCTCGTGTGTGGCCATGACAACCTCCGAGCGCACGCGGCGTCGGACGCAACGTACCCCGGCACGGGCCCCGACGCGACAGAAGACCCGGGCAGGATCCCGGCCCGATCGGGAGCCTGCCCCCGTGACGACGGGAACACCGAGCCCGGATGGTCGCTCCGACATCGATCACTCACAGGACCAACCATGACAGACCCAACGGACAGCACGCTCCGCAGCGACGCACGGTCGCGGACCGCGACGGCCCGTCCCCGGGGGCGGGGCCGCCCAGCAGCCGTCGTCGGCGCATCGCCTTCCATGTGTGGCAACCCTGACGTCGCTGTGGGTGCTCGCCCTGGGCGTGTTCGGACTGCTCGAGGTCGTGATGATGTGGCTGCCCCATTACACGCTCGTCGCGGCGGTCGGCGCTGAGAATCTGCCCGCCGACATCAAGGCCCACCGGGGTCACTTCAACACCCTGGGCATCATCACGTGGACGCTCGTCACGGCGGTGCTCGTGCAGCTGCGCAAGCCAGAGCGGCGCGTGGCGGCCATGTCGCAGGCGCTGGGCATCGTCATGGCGGGCACGGTGCTCTGTGTCGAACATCTTCACCACGTGGCAGGTCACCGACAGGGCCCAGGCGATCGTCAAGGCGCGCGAAGCCGGTCTGGGGCGCCGGGTCGGCGACGGGCGCGCATCGGACTGATGCGACACCGATCGCATGTGAACGCCCGAGGAGCTACGGCGGTGCCGGGTCCGCCAACGCCTCCAGTGCGGCGAGCACGCGATCGACGTCGTCGGTGCCGTGGTAGTGGACGAAGCCGATCCGCACCGCGCCGCCGCTGTCGAGCAGGTCCAGCCGACGCATCGGCTCGACGGCGTAGTAGTGGCCCGCATAGGTCGCGATGCCGTCGGCCGCCAGCCGGCGCGCCACGTCGTCGGGCGTGCGATCCTCGACGGTCACCGCGAACGTCGGCGTGCGGCCGTCGACGGTCGCCGGGCCGTGCAACGTGACGTGCGGAAGGTCCGCGAGCCCCGCCAGGAACCGGTCGGTCAGCACGCGCTCGTGCGCGGCGATCGCGTCCATGCCGATCTCCTCGATGTAGGCCAGCGCCGCACCGACGCCGGCGATCGCCTCGAACGCCGCGGTGCCCTGCTGCCAGCGCTCGGGACCGCTGTCGGGCGCCGGTCGGACCTTGCGTGGTGTCCAGCGTGCCAGGAGCTCGGGGTCCGCCGACAACACACCGGCGTGCGGACCGAAGTACTTGTAGGGCGAGCTCACGACCACATCGATGCCGGCCGCGCGCTGGTCGATCGCGACGTGCGGGGCGGCGTGGACGGCATCGGCGAACGTGACCGCACCGACCGAGCGTGCAGCCGACACGAACGGCGCGGGATCGACGACGGTGCCCAGCGCGTTCGATGCCAACGGGAAGGCGACCAGCCGCGTGCGGTCGCCGACGCGCAGCGTGGCGAGGTCCAGCGTCCCCGTGCCGGGATCGAGGTCGACCCAGTCGATCTCCGCGCCGGTGCGCCGCGCCAGGTGCAGCCACGGCGAGACGTTGGCGTCGTGGTCCAGCCGGGTGCACACGATGCGATCGTCGATGGTGATCTCGTCGGCCAGCGCATCGGCCAGGTGCATGGTGAGCGCGGTCATGCTGGGCCCGAACACGATGCCGTCGGACCAGCCGCCGACGACGGCGGAGGCGGACGCGCGCACGTCGGCGCACAGGGCGTCGGTCGCC is a window of Euzebyales bacterium DNA encoding:
- a CDS encoding alpha-ketoglutarate-dependent dioxygenase AlkB; the protein is MTDTLTFQGSLLDTVDDAPTFAADFAGMRRYHLHDGAWVDRLPGWVRGADRLYTAAERHLPWHSGTERIRGMDVPRPRLVATVDRGSLPDGLDLVGELSDALSARYGVRLDRISCNLYRDGRDSVTWHGDRIVRDLPQATVAIVSLGEPRPFRIRPRGGGSSLSWSVGRGDLLVMGGSCQRTCEHAVPKVASAGPRIALMFRERR
- a CDS encoding acetamidase/formamidase family protein, whose amino-acid sequence is MATHEIRADYAVPLAGQPATGHNRWHPDVPPAVRCDPGDEVVMDTRDALDGQITSDATVDDVANADLGPVHPLTGPVYVEGAEPGDLLVVDVVDVTPADFGFTVQIPGFGFLREDFPEPHLIRWDLASGFATSEDLPGVRIPAAPFLGTFGVAPSRDLMAQITAREQDLLERGGMVLPPDPAGAVPDDPAIANDALRTIPPRENAGNVDIRQCGVGARLYIPVWTDGALFSGGDAHYAQGDNESCGTAIEMRATFTFRFDVRKGEAARHDRRRLRFERSDYWVAPEIAAPRAFYATTGLSIDADGVNHSEDVTVATREALREMIDHLTTERGFDRQQAYALCSVAVDLRIAALPDVPNMVVTALLPTDIFV
- a CDS encoding cysteine desulfurase-like protein codes for the protein MTNRDDRRPDDRTDATIDSTPPTFPLDAVRARFPALRATAPDGRPVVHADAPGGTQVPQQVIDAIAAYLRAGNANAHGVFARSRATDALCADVRASASAVVGGWSDGIVFGPSMTALTMHLADALADEITIDDRIVCTRLDHDANVSPWLHLARRTGAEIDWVDLDPGTGTLDLATLRVGDRTRLVAFPLASNALGTVVDPAPFVSAARSVGAVTFADAVHAAPHVAIDQRAAGIDVVVSSPYKYFGPHAGVLSADPELLARWTPRKVRPAPDSGPERWQQGTAAFEAIAGVGAALAYIEEIGMDAIAAHERVLTDRFLAGLADLPHVTLHGPATVDGRTPTFAVTVEDRTPDDVARRLAADGIATYAGHYYAVEPMRRLDLLDSGGAVRIGFVHYHGTDDVDRVLAALEALADPAPP
- a CDS encoding VOC family protein, translating into MLAIDHAIIAVNDPASWAARVRARAGLTAVPGGRHVGTGTGNWIVPLGDAYLELMTVVDDAEAQDSPLGRWVIEQTRHGDRLAALCLRTDAIDEIADRLGLTPEAMARRTEDDVELRWRLVGLDAALSGHQLPFFIQWDTDDGRHPGRMPAEHVNAPSGIPWIEFGGDQQRLARWLGEHALPIRCVEEPPGPRTVAVATAQRLVRITTTGIT
- a CDS encoding antibiotic biosynthesis monooxygenase is translated as MNTVALVVKLTAREGLEDEVAEFLRGAVDLANQEEGTPVWFALRTDTSTFWIVDAFPGEAQRNAHLEGPIAGALMDNADRLLSAPPEINRADVLASKTP
- a CDS encoding MBL fold metallo-hydrolase, with the translated sequence MTVEHLTTDGEFTLDGQSFHVTNNVWLVGDDDEVIVIDAAHDAARISEAVGGRRVPMIVCTHGHNDHINAAVDVADLVGAPIALHPNDRMLWDAVHPHRAPDLDLADGQVISVGGTHLTVLHTPGHSPGSVCLHGDGILFSGDTLFQGGPGATGRSYSDFDTIIASIRDRLLTLPQDTVVHTGHGDRTTIGEESGSLPEWIERGH